From Pelagicoccus enzymogenes, a single genomic window includes:
- a CDS encoding DUF7677 family protein, producing the protein MKLSHSVSGALRKFAYFLSSGTHYKLEGIEYLDLYGDEPSAIEMAYAIFANVLEVDEEGTVLNAKYAEERATNYIRSYCDPKFEVEPPYEDWEIELH; encoded by the coding sequence ATGAAACTAAGCCATAGCGTCAGTGGAGCACTTAGAAAGTTCGCATACTTCCTATCCAGCGGGACGCACTACAAACTCGAAGGAATCGAATATCTTGACCTCTACGGAGATGAGCCAAGTGCGATCGAGATGGCTTACGCTATCTTCGCGAATGTACTCGAAGTCGACGAAGAAGGAACGGTTCTAAACGCAAAGTACGCTGAAGAAAGAGCAACGAATTACATCCGGTCGTATTGTGACCCGAAATTCGAAGTCGAGCCACCATACGAGGATTGGGAGATCGAACTACACTAA
- a CDS encoding PIN domain-containing protein has product MSVPKHIFIDTSIFDQFAFNFDSPRVKPFADALPILDLTLVDPDPIFRERTRHLKERVETIIHSIEKIEKTLPLIASLENWPSTGYFHSYKIRQLINGSMEDFLSKMKYVKIGYEGINIGKIMTWYEQGIPPFGKGKKNKEFPDALSIAILDRFSTNQSCDIAVISNDSDFEKACSRRTNLLYYPSLAAYLQVHQSESERVRIIQEWADENEGAFDELIEEQLGNLEYEFDQYVQGEINDPSLDHVSISELYVVGLAEKECTVSFEVEIGFTVNAEYEDESDFEYTPEGEPIGPVSHSGMISSTVEGSALAKISFDPKNNKAIGVTFVELDLPTVLVPVSELW; this is encoded by the coding sequence ATGAGTGTCCCAAAGCACATATTTATCGATACTAGCATCTTCGATCAGTTCGCTTTCAACTTTGACTCTCCGAGGGTTAAGCCATTTGCGGACGCTCTGCCTATTCTAGATCTTACCTTGGTTGATCCTGACCCCATCTTCAGAGAAAGAACTCGTCACCTAAAAGAACGAGTTGAAACTATAATTCACTCTATTGAAAAGATCGAAAAGACTCTTCCCTTAATTGCATCTTTAGAAAATTGGCCTTCGACCGGTTATTTCCATTCGTATAAAATTCGACAACTCATAAACGGGTCAATGGAAGACTTCCTATCCAAAATGAAGTATGTGAAGATTGGATATGAAGGCATCAACATTGGCAAGATCATGACTTGGTATGAACAAGGCATACCGCCATTCGGAAAAGGAAAGAAAAACAAAGAATTCCCAGATGCACTGTCTATCGCCATACTGGATCGCTTCTCCACGAATCAGTCATGCGACATAGCCGTCATTTCCAACGATTCAGACTTTGAGAAAGCCTGCTCCAGGCGGACCAACCTTCTCTACTACCCTTCTCTTGCAGCCTACCTGCAAGTTCATCAAAGCGAATCAGAGCGAGTTCGTATCATTCAGGAGTGGGCTGACGAGAACGAGGGCGCTTTCGACGAACTGATTGAAGAGCAATTGGGGAATCTAGAATATGAATTCGACCAGTACGTTCAAGGTGAGATAAACGACCCATCACTTGATCATGTGTCTATCTCTGAGCTTTATGTCGTCGGTTTAGCCGAGAAGGAATGCACAGTTTCGTTCGAAGTGGAGATTGGTTTCACAGTCAATGCAGAGTACGAAGACGAAAGCGATTTTGAGTATACTCCGGAAGGCGAACCCATAGGACCTGTATCCCATAGCGGCATGATTTCAAGCACTGTTGAGGGATCTGCACTAGCCAAGATCTCATTCGATCCTAAAAACAACAAAGCAATTGGAGTTACGTTCGTAGAACTAGATCTACCCACAGTATTGGTACCGGTAAGCGAATTATGGTAG
- a CDS encoding amino acid ABC transporter ATP-binding protein gives MIEIRGLSKSFGDLQVLQGVDFSVASGEVVCLIGPSGSGKSTLLRCINLLETPDGGEVLLRGKSYQALPKERRELRSEVGMVFQHFNLFPHLTALQNVMLAPSKVRKLEKAPLRELAMKLLRQVGLAEKADAFPGRLSGGQKQRVAIARALAMQPKVMLFDEPTSALDPEVVGEVLAVMRQLAREGMTMVVVTHEIGFAREVADRVVFMADGKIVEQGPAREFLAQPQSQRAKVFLGSELK, from the coding sequence ATGATTGAGATCCGAGGTCTGAGCAAGAGCTTCGGCGACTTGCAAGTGCTGCAGGGAGTGGACTTCTCGGTGGCGAGCGGAGAAGTGGTCTGTTTGATCGGTCCCTCCGGCTCCGGCAAAAGCACGCTGCTACGTTGTATCAACCTTCTGGAGACGCCCGATGGCGGAGAAGTGTTGCTGCGAGGGAAATCCTACCAAGCCTTGCCCAAGGAGAGGCGTGAGCTGCGCAGCGAAGTGGGCATGGTGTTCCAGCACTTCAACCTGTTTCCGCATCTCACGGCGCTGCAGAACGTGATGCTGGCTCCCTCCAAGGTGCGCAAGCTAGAGAAGGCTCCGCTCCGCGAGCTTGCGATGAAGCTTTTGCGACAAGTCGGACTGGCGGAAAAGGCCGACGCCTTTCCCGGCAGGCTTTCGGGCGGACAAAAGCAGCGGGTGGCCATCGCCCGGGCCTTGGCCATGCAGCCCAAGGTCATGCTCTTCGACGAGCCAACCTCCGCCCTCGATCCGGAAGTGGTGGGGGAAGTGCTGGCGGTCATGAGGCAGCTCGCCCGGGAGGGCATGACCATGGTGGTGGTGACGCACGAGATAGGCTTCGCCCGCGAAGTGGCGGACCGCGTGGTATTCATGGCCGATGGCAAGATCGTGGAGCAAGGCCCCGCCCGCGAGTTTCTCGCCCAGCCTCAGTCGCAGCGAGCCAAGGTCTTCCTCGGTTCCGAGCTGAAATAG
- a CDS encoding amino acid ABC transporter permease: protein MLTDFFQHLAGSFPALLKGAIYTVLVAVLSMSLGLSLGLFVCLGKISQRRWLRVLCSGYIDVFRGTPLLVQILFIYFGFPSLLQQIFQQPFPFNPLVAGTVAFTLNAAAYIAEILRAGIASLGKGQLEAAESLGLSYFQAMRCVILPQALRRMIPALGNEFVTLLKDTSLLSAIAVTEIVKEGRLYISRTYAAFPTYFAIALLYFALTFVATRLFNRLEERFKIHD from the coding sequence ATGCTGACGGACTTTTTCCAGCATTTGGCGGGGAGCTTTCCCGCCTTGCTCAAGGGGGCGATTTACACGGTGCTGGTAGCCGTGCTCTCCATGAGCCTGGGCCTGTCCTTGGGCTTGTTCGTCTGTCTGGGCAAGATCTCGCAAAGGCGTTGGCTGCGTGTCCTGTGTTCTGGATACATCGACGTGTTTCGCGGTACGCCCCTGCTGGTGCAGATCCTTTTCATCTACTTCGGTTTTCCCAGCCTGCTGCAGCAAATTTTCCAGCAGCCGTTTCCTTTCAATCCCCTGGTGGCCGGCACCGTCGCTTTCACCCTCAACGCCGCCGCCTACATCGCGGAGATTTTGCGGGCCGGGATCGCCTCCCTAGGTAAGGGGCAGCTCGAGGCGGCGGAGTCGCTGGGGCTGAGCTACTTCCAAGCCATGCGATGCGTCATCCTGCCGCAAGCCCTGCGGCGCATGATCCCGGCCCTCGGAAACGAGTTCGTGACGCTGCTCAAGGACACCTCGCTGCTGTCGGCCATCGCGGTCACGGAAATCGTGAAGGAAGGGCGACTCTACATTTCGCGAACTTACGCGGCCTTTCCGACCTACTTCGCGATCGCCTTGCTCTACTTCGCCCTGACCTTCGTGGCGACGCGCCTCTTCAACCGCTTGGAGGAAAGGTTCAAGATCCATGATTGA
- a CDS encoding basic amino acid ABC transporter substrate-binding protein, translating to MTKNCLYGLLTLLVSLLMSACGGGRQDGVLLVGTEATYPPFEMTNEAGEIVGFDIDLIKAIAADQGLSLEFRDMDFDSLVPAVQGGNIDIAASGMSITPLRLQQVAFTDPYIEAGLVVAVGPQATKVRGVDDLKGLRIAVQQGTTGAAKAEALLAAKSVGSVKYFPNVSVAMMELLNGGVDAVINDKPVTEAFVARHPGKIKIVGDTLASDQYGFALAKGREELLAKLNAGLAKVKADGTWDQLSAQYFGDAAE from the coding sequence ATGACTAAGAATTGTTTGTATGGGCTGCTTACGCTCCTTGTTTCGCTGCTGATGTCGGCCTGCGGTGGCGGGCGCCAAGATGGGGTATTGCTGGTGGGGACGGAGGCGACTTATCCGCCCTTCGAAATGACCAACGAGGCGGGCGAGATCGTAGGCTTCGACATCGACTTAATCAAAGCCATCGCGGCGGACCAGGGCTTGTCCTTGGAGTTTCGCGATATGGATTTCGATTCCCTCGTGCCGGCGGTGCAGGGCGGGAATATCGACATCGCGGCCTCTGGCATGTCCATCACGCCGCTGCGCCTGCAGCAAGTGGCCTTCACGGATCCCTACATCGAGGCGGGCTTGGTGGTCGCGGTTGGACCTCAGGCGACGAAGGTGAGGGGAGTGGACGACCTCAAAGGACTGCGGATTGCGGTGCAGCAAGGAACCACCGGCGCCGCGAAGGCGGAAGCGCTGCTGGCAGCTAAAAGCGTGGGAAGCGTGAAGTATTTCCCCAACGTCTCGGTGGCCATGATGGAGCTGCTGAACGGGGGCGTCGACGCGGTGATCAATGACAAGCCGGTGACCGAGGCCTTCGTGGCGAGGCATCCGGGCAAGATCAAGATCGTGGGCGATACGCTAGCCAGCGACCAGTACGGCTTTGCCTTGGCCAAAGGGCGGGAGGAGCTCTTGGCCAAGCTGAACGCCGGCCTTGCCAAGGTGAAGGCGGACGGAACCTGGGACCAGCTTTCTGCCCAGTACTTCGGAGATGCCGCCGAGTAA
- a CDS encoding SDR family oxidoreductase, whose translation MSRHICITGCTKGLGRALVDWFLEHGWAVSGCGRDADAILELVDSKPRDRVHFERVDVTDDAAVGLFAAEVEATLGTPELLLNNAGIINANAPLWEVPAKEFSQVVDVNIKGVANVLRHFAPMMIAKGRGVMVNLSSGWGRSTSPEVAPYCATKWAVEGLSQAMAQELPAGVAVAAMNPGIIDTAMLRSCFGEGARGYGKASDWAMRAGPFLSELDASCNGRQLTAP comes from the coding sequence ATGAGCAGGCACATTTGCATTACGGGATGCACGAAGGGCTTGGGTAGGGCCTTGGTGGATTGGTTTTTGGAGCATGGGTGGGCGGTCAGTGGCTGCGGCCGAGACGCGGACGCGATTCTCGAGCTGGTGGACAGCAAGCCGCGTGACAGGGTGCACTTCGAGCGGGTGGACGTCACGGATGACGCAGCGGTCGGGCTGTTCGCCGCCGAGGTGGAAGCTACTTTGGGAACGCCTGAGCTGCTGCTCAACAATGCGGGTATCATCAATGCGAACGCTCCGCTCTGGGAAGTCCCGGCCAAGGAGTTTTCGCAGGTGGTGGACGTCAATATCAAGGGGGTCGCCAACGTGCTACGCCACTTCGCGCCCATGATGATCGCCAAGGGGCGCGGGGTCATGGTGAACCTGAGCTCCGGTTGGGGACGTTCGACCTCGCCGGAGGTGGCTCCCTATTGCGCCACGAAGTGGGCGGTCGAGGGGCTCAGCCAAGCGATGGCCCAGGAGCTGCCGGCGGGGGTGGCTGTGGCGGCGATGAACCCCGGCATTATCGACACTGCAATGTTGAGGAGCTGCTTCGGCGAAGGCGCGAGGGGCTACGGCAAGGCCAGCGACTGGGCGATGCGGGCAGGGCCTTTTCTCAGCGAGTTGGACGCGTCCTGCAACGGCCGCCAACTCACGGCGCCGTGA
- a CDS encoding S8 family serine peptidase, protein MGEAAALLEERVSPRGDEGLELLEQLYAVPGLAYPVRVEQTVSRDPATGEVQVLDRVEMAADRLIGRFEDGLEASELQRQLAGLGMVLGRRLIGGNVFEILLPSGGLDDVPEGLRVARQSAMAEDLVYLEPDYMVHAMVDPSDPSFADGSLWGLRNEGQEEGVADVDIDAPEGWALRSDASEVVVAVIDTGINYLHRDLVSNLWVNALEIPGNGIDDDANGWIDDVYGINAVAGTGDPFDDNGHGTHCSGTLGAQGDNGEGIVGVAWDVQLMGLKFLSSNGGGKTSDAIVCIEYALAMGADLLSNSWGGAGYSQALRDAIAVAEENGVAFVAAAGNAASDNDQAAVYPASYDLDNVVSVASVDRRGDLSAFSNYGLDSVDLAAPGTDILSSWIGGEDAYRKISGTSMATPHVSGVLALLLVEYPESGLDEQLRRLFYGGKRLATLEDRVGFGVMANLAGSLQLATAPQPPVFVERLPRFAYQTEGSDWEASVLVESEFPVSYEWFREGVKLAGQQESRLGLTNLQAADAGVYSVVARNQDGEARGRVQLQVLEVDEGLAEAVDAPFLEVYSYGDAKWNRYAFDSVLGADCIRSGEIGDDGQSSVFTEVMGPARVSFSWRLSAERYWDYGSFWVDGAENASLRENGEWVQHSVSLTEPRRYRLEWQYCKDRSTSSGQDALFLDEIEIGSLEEGAPLILQEPVGGVVGTGASYQLSVEALGGELEYQWFKDGVALEGAVSGSLAFFSVSSEDAGIYTVIVSNPFGDVTSRGARIEIADIPVRILSQPENASVSAGERVVFEVELEGSLPYSVEWYKDDVALAGADSPRLTIAVVGVADAGEYFARVSNASTPVAVETNVATLEVRELSLAPRFVKQPQSGYWKNGDTLFLSAAVEGSFPFTYQWFKDSVAVPGEVDRVLSREAVVESDGGVYRLQAQNAFGTALSAEAEVLALGDLGEAIDLPELEWNVEGAGYFFAQEEVARDGMDALESGGGRSFFGTPVSLWAEIEGPTNFYAFWREESSAIPSTVRLFVDGEVMSSLSAGADWHEARAWVPEGRHLVSIEGLLELGSTVWIDQGRLSAAPAFCSQSESLALEQGQDSLLAAEARGAGTLAYQWYRDGVAIPGAVESSYPVSSSDPSSVGRYFVVASNAHGSAQSADMLVRVFDSLAAEWGDDSVSLNFGDSSAWQGTVLDNGEVALRSLGDGEMAVLTAEVTGPGTLVFDLGIRSLVGFPSLGLIVDGRRVGYYSDSIDKQKELSLKRRAIYLSEGVHQVEWRFARGSASGALGAAVAYLDNVKLLEEPVFAKDPRDTRVVEGGAASLSVSMVGAGPFAYQWFKDGVALAGQKSAQLQISGANEATAGLYHCVAKNEEGFSAASAAAEVTVILGYYDALGLDFGRVVLGGEKWEPVLIETPVGQGALALAVAERDSLNALAFDIEVAQGGLRALEFWIRASDMGANSLLQVYENNQRHIDILESDDWQRVVIPLSKSGTNRLSISLRQGSEWELRDPEVALAGFRLMEEPVVSRPARAGGIYWGDSHMFSAEVVGNLPFTYRWSKAGQTLRTGKTGSNQIRYVVPRLNDEVEGVYDLVVENDVAVSETLSREVRLLSADFGGAVGWSGTRLRSYGDTLWELDEGESLVGSRSLSVGSLSPLESSELVFDLKGPGVFLMNWKLDSPSGVDELSITGGGKLLRGLYSSSDWVPYELFVPEASFQFRIQMLNRDGAGTQGGRAWVDGLRFLKFGGEGFYDWSTRVFAESGLDEAERGLRGDPEGDGLPNLAEYAFGFDPLSAEVFPTPRIENGLVIVEFPLQSEAVDTGFALEVSRDLATWYPLRSQYDLTQGDGQSSVQLLQLLTEEELRDGLFVRLAIYYLQADE, encoded by the coding sequence TTGGGAGAAGCAGCCGCGCTTTTGGAGGAGCGCGTTTCGCCTCGCGGTGACGAAGGGCTTGAGCTGCTGGAGCAATTGTACGCGGTGCCGGGACTGGCGTATCCGGTGCGGGTCGAGCAAACGGTCTCGAGGGATCCCGCTACGGGAGAGGTCCAGGTGCTTGATCGCGTAGAGATGGCGGCCGACCGTTTGATCGGGCGTTTCGAGGACGGGTTGGAAGCAAGTGAGCTGCAGCGGCAGCTTGCTGGCTTGGGCATGGTCTTGGGGCGTCGATTGATAGGTGGAAACGTTTTCGAGATACTGCTGCCTTCTGGGGGATTGGATGACGTGCCTGAAGGATTGAGGGTCGCTCGGCAATCAGCGATGGCAGAGGATCTCGTGTATTTGGAACCTGACTACATGGTCCATGCCATGGTGGATCCAAGCGATCCCAGCTTTGCGGACGGAAGTTTATGGGGGCTTCGCAACGAGGGCCAAGAGGAAGGGGTGGCAGATGTCGATATCGACGCTCCCGAAGGTTGGGCTTTGCGCTCCGATGCGAGCGAAGTGGTGGTGGCGGTGATCGACACGGGAATCAACTATTTGCATCGGGACCTTGTATCCAATCTTTGGGTCAATGCCTTGGAAATTCCGGGTAACGGGATCGACGACGACGCAAACGGGTGGATTGACGACGTTTACGGAATCAACGCGGTTGCGGGGACGGGCGACCCGTTCGACGACAACGGGCACGGAACGCACTGCTCGGGTACGCTGGGCGCCCAAGGGGACAATGGGGAAGGGATCGTCGGTGTGGCTTGGGATGTGCAGCTGATGGGGCTGAAGTTTTTGTCTTCGAATGGAGGCGGTAAAACATCGGACGCGATCGTTTGTATCGAGTATGCCCTCGCGATGGGAGCGGACCTGTTGAGCAATAGCTGGGGTGGCGCGGGCTATTCGCAAGCCTTGCGCGATGCGATCGCGGTGGCTGAGGAAAATGGGGTCGCCTTTGTGGCAGCTGCAGGAAATGCCGCCTCGGACAACGACCAGGCTGCTGTTTACCCAGCGAGCTACGATTTGGACAATGTGGTGTCGGTCGCATCGGTCGACCGTCGAGGGGATCTGTCGGCGTTTTCCAACTACGGTCTGGATTCGGTGGACCTAGCGGCGCCGGGAACGGATATTTTGTCCTCATGGATTGGCGGAGAGGATGCTTACCGAAAAATCAGCGGGACCTCTATGGCGACCCCGCATGTGAGTGGAGTTCTTGCATTGCTCTTGGTTGAGTATCCAGAAAGTGGATTAGATGAGCAATTGAGGCGCTTGTTCTACGGAGGGAAGCGTTTGGCGACCCTTGAGGATCGGGTGGGTTTTGGCGTGATGGCGAATCTAGCGGGCTCGCTGCAGTTGGCGACGGCTCCGCAGCCTCCGGTGTTTGTTGAGCGCCTTCCGCGTTTTGCCTATCAAACTGAGGGAAGCGACTGGGAGGCTTCTGTCTTGGTGGAGAGCGAGTTTCCGGTGAGCTACGAGTGGTTTCGTGAGGGAGTCAAGTTGGCCGGGCAGCAGGAGTCCCGCTTGGGTCTGACGAACCTGCAAGCGGCAGATGCTGGTGTGTATTCGGTGGTGGCGCGCAACCAGGATGGCGAGGCGAGAGGCCGTGTGCAATTGCAGGTATTGGAGGTGGACGAAGGCTTGGCCGAGGCAGTGGATGCTCCATTCTTGGAAGTTTACAGCTATGGAGATGCGAAGTGGAATCGCTACGCTTTCGATTCAGTTTTGGGAGCGGACTGTATTCGCTCGGGCGAGATAGGCGATGACGGGCAGTCTTCGGTCTTCACAGAAGTGATGGGCCCGGCCCGGGTGTCTTTCAGTTGGCGGCTTTCGGCGGAGCGTTACTGGGACTACGGCAGCTTCTGGGTGGATGGAGCGGAGAATGCGAGTTTGCGGGAAAATGGTGAGTGGGTTCAACATTCGGTTTCCTTGACGGAGCCACGCCGTTACCGCCTCGAGTGGCAGTATTGCAAGGATCGATCGACGAGTTCGGGGCAGGATGCCTTGTTTTTGGACGAGATCGAGATTGGGTCCTTGGAGGAGGGGGCCCCGCTCATCTTGCAGGAGCCGGTAGGAGGGGTCGTCGGAACCGGGGCCAGCTACCAGCTCTCGGTGGAGGCTCTGGGCGGCGAGCTCGAATACCAGTGGTTTAAGGACGGGGTGGCCCTAGAGGGCGCAGTCTCGGGAAGCCTGGCGTTTTTCTCTGTCTCCTCCGAGGATGCGGGGATCTATACGGTGATAGTGTCCAATCCTTTTGGCGATGTCACGAGTCGCGGAGCTCGCATCGAGATCGCTGATATCCCAGTTCGAATTTTGTCGCAGCCTGAAAACGCTAGTGTGTCGGCAGGCGAACGCGTGGTGTTTGAGGTCGAACTGGAAGGGTCGCTTCCGTATTCGGTTGAATGGTACAAGGACGACGTGGCGCTTGCTGGGGCGGACTCTCCTCGGTTGACGATCGCTGTGGTGGGCGTTGCGGATGCCGGCGAGTACTTTGCGAGGGTGAGTAACGCGTCCACTCCGGTAGCGGTTGAAACCAATGTCGCGACTCTGGAGGTCAGGGAGTTGAGTCTCGCTCCGCGCTTTGTCAAGCAACCGCAATCAGGGTACTGGAAAAATGGTGACACGCTGTTTTTGTCTGCCGCGGTGGAGGGATCGTTTCCGTTTACGTATCAGTGGTTCAAGGACAGCGTTGCGGTTCCGGGAGAAGTGGATCGAGTTTTAAGTCGGGAAGCGGTCGTGGAATCGGACGGTGGCGTCTATCGCCTGCAGGCGCAGAATGCCTTTGGGACGGCCTTGAGCGCGGAGGCGGAGGTGCTCGCGCTGGGCGATCTGGGCGAGGCGATCGACTTGCCGGAGTTGGAGTGGAACGTCGAAGGCGCGGGTTACTTCTTCGCTCAGGAGGAGGTGGCGCGCGATGGAATGGACGCTTTGGAGTCAGGAGGGGGCCGCAGCTTTTTTGGCACGCCCGTTTCGCTTTGGGCGGAGATTGAGGGGCCCACCAACTTTTATGCCTTTTGGAGGGAAGAGTCCTCTGCGATCCCGTCTACGGTGCGGCTTTTTGTCGATGGTGAAGTGATGTCCAGCCTGAGCGCAGGAGCGGATTGGCACGAGGCGCGCGCATGGGTTCCGGAAGGACGCCATTTGGTGAGTATCGAAGGCTTGCTGGAGCTTGGGAGTACGGTGTGGATCGATCAGGGCAGGCTTTCTGCGGCTCCAGCGTTTTGCTCGCAGTCAGAGTCGCTGGCGCTCGAGCAGGGTCAGGACTCCCTTTTGGCCGCGGAGGCGCGGGGAGCGGGGACGCTTGCCTATCAGTGGTATCGGGATGGGGTAGCGATTCCTGGGGCGGTCGAAAGTAGCTATCCGGTCTCGAGTTCAGATCCAAGTTCAGTGGGGAGATACTTTGTGGTCGCCAGCAACGCCCATGGATCGGCGCAGAGCGCTGATATGCTCGTGCGAGTTTTCGACTCTTTGGCTGCCGAATGGGGTGACGATTCGGTGTCGCTGAATTTTGGAGACAGCTCCGCATGGCAGGGAACGGTGTTGGATAATGGTGAGGTCGCCTTGCGGAGCCTTGGGGATGGGGAAATGGCCGTTCTCACCGCGGAAGTAACAGGTCCGGGAACGCTGGTATTTGATCTTGGGATACGCTCGCTTGTAGGGTTTCCGTCTCTCGGCCTGATTGTTGATGGCAGGCGTGTCGGTTACTACAGTGATTCTATCGATAAGCAAAAGGAATTGAGTCTGAAGCGTCGGGCTATCTACTTGAGTGAAGGTGTCCATCAAGTCGAATGGAGGTTCGCGAGGGGAAGCGCGTCAGGTGCTTTGGGGGCGGCGGTGGCATACCTCGACAACGTAAAGTTGCTCGAGGAGCCGGTGTTTGCTAAGGATCCGCGAGACACTCGGGTAGTGGAGGGAGGTGCCGCGAGTCTTAGCGTTTCGATGGTGGGGGCGGGACCCTTTGCCTATCAATGGTTCAAGGACGGAGTCGCTCTGGCAGGGCAAAAGTCTGCCCAGCTGCAAATATCCGGAGCGAATGAAGCGACTGCCGGTCTCTACCACTGCGTCGCAAAAAACGAAGAAGGATTTTCTGCAGCTTCAGCCGCGGCGGAAGTGACGGTTATCCTGGGCTACTACGATGCGCTTGGGCTCGACTTTGGCCGGGTGGTGTTGGGCGGCGAGAAATGGGAGCCCGTTCTAATTGAAACGCCAGTAGGACAGGGCGCTCTGGCGCTCGCAGTGGCTGAGCGCGATTCGTTGAACGCGCTGGCATTCGATATCGAGGTGGCGCAGGGGGGACTTCGCGCGTTGGAATTTTGGATACGGGCTAGCGACATGGGAGCCAATAGCTTGCTGCAAGTCTACGAGAACAACCAACGGCATATTGATATTTTGGAATCCGATGACTGGCAGCGAGTTGTTATTCCGTTGAGCAAGAGCGGGACGAATCGTCTCTCCATTAGTTTGCGCCAAGGTTCGGAGTGGGAGCTCCGCGATCCGGAGGTGGCATTGGCGGGCTTTCGGTTGATGGAAGAGCCGGTGGTTTCCCGCCCGGCTCGCGCTGGAGGGATCTACTGGGGGGATTCCCATATGTTCTCGGCCGAAGTGGTGGGAAACCTTCCGTTCACTTACCGGTGGTCCAAGGCCGGACAGACGCTAAGAACTGGAAAAACGGGTAGTAACCAGATTCGCTACGTCGTTCCGCGGCTGAACGACGAGGTCGAAGGAGTTTACGATCTGGTTGTGGAAAACGATGTTGCAGTGTCCGAAACCCTTTCGCGAGAAGTACGGCTTTTGAGCGCGGACTTCGGTGGAGCTGTGGGGTGGTCGGGCACGAGGCTCCGGAGTTATGGGGATACGCTTTGGGAGCTGGATGAAGGGGAGTCGCTGGTGGGAAGTAGATCCCTGAGCGTGGGGAGCTTAAGCCCGCTTGAGTCGAGCGAGCTGGTCTTTGACTTGAAGGGTCCGGGAGTGTTCTTGATGAATTGGAAATTGGACTCGCCCAGCGGAGTGGACGAATTGTCGATCACGGGTGGGGGCAAGTTGCTGAGAGGGCTTTATTCGTCTTCCGACTGGGTTCCCTATGAACTCTTCGTTCCGGAAGCGTCGTTCCAGTTTCGTATCCAGATGTTGAATCGCGATGGGGCGGGCACCCAGGGAGGCCGGGCTTGGGTGGATGGCTTGCGTTTTCTCAAGTTTGGAGGCGAAGGGTTTTACGATTGGTCGACTCGGGTGTTTGCGGAGAGTGGACTGGACGAGGCGGAGCGTGGACTGCGAGGGGATCCGGAAGGAGACGGTCTGCCGAATTTGGCCGAGTATGCCTTCGGCTTCGATCCCTTGTCCGCGGAGGTCTTTCCGACACCCCGTATCGAGAACGGGTTGGTGATCGTCGAGTTTCCCTTGCAGTCGGAGGCGGTGGATACGGGATTTGCTTTGGAGGTGAGCCGGGATTTGGCGACTTGGTATCCGTTGCGTAGCCAGTACGATCTGACGCAGGGAGACGGTCAAAGCAGCGTGCAATTGTTGCAGCTGCTGACGGAAGAGGAATTGCGGGACGGCCTTTTCGTGCGTTTGGCGATCTACTACTTGCAAGCCGACGAGTAG